A section of the Pseudomonas tritici genome encodes:
- a CDS encoding NCS1 family nucleobase:cation symporter-1 — protein MQQNRSQVIERNGLYELDAGPDVLDSPRYNHDMAPTKVHERTWNKWHITALWVGMSICVPTYTLGGVLTAYFGLSVGEALMAILLANIVVLIPLTLNAFPGTKYGIPFPVLLRSSFGILGSNVPCLIRALVACGWFGIQTMFGGLAIHLFLGSIFEGWKSLGGTGEVIGFMVFWTLNLWVVLRGAESIKRLETLSAPLLVAVGIGLLVWAMPNVSISELMAIPPKRPEGASLTGYFMAGLTAMVGFWATLSLNIPDFSRYAKSQKDQILGQIFGLPLTMFLFASLGVIMTAASVKLVGVSVSDPVTLIGHIQSPVWVAVAMALIIVATLSTNTAANIVSPTNDFQNIAPKLINRTTAVMLTGLVGLALMGHELLKKLGLIVSDVSLETVYSNWLLGYSSLLGPIAGIMVVDYFITRKQQLDLAGLYRDDVYPAWNWSGFIAFGVPVVLTLLSLGSDAFSWFYSYGWFTGSALGGVLYYGLNAKRGVSPAAVKTPL, from the coding sequence ATGCAACAGAACAGATCGCAAGTCATTGAACGCAACGGCCTGTACGAGCTAGACGCCGGCCCCGACGTCCTCGACAGCCCTCGCTATAACCACGACATGGCACCGACCAAGGTGCACGAACGCACTTGGAACAAGTGGCACATCACCGCGTTGTGGGTCGGCATGTCGATCTGCGTGCCCACCTATACGCTGGGTGGGGTGCTTACCGCGTATTTCGGGTTGTCGGTGGGTGAAGCGCTGATGGCGATCCTGCTGGCCAATATCGTGGTGCTGATCCCGTTGACCCTCAACGCCTTCCCTGGCACCAAGTACGGCATACCGTTTCCGGTGTTGTTGCGCTCATCGTTCGGCATCCTCGGTTCGAATGTGCCGTGTCTGATCCGGGCGCTGGTGGCGTGCGGCTGGTTTGGTATCCAGACGATGTTTGGCGGGCTGGCGATTCACCTGTTCCTGGGCTCGATTTTCGAGGGCTGGAAGTCCCTCGGCGGGACCGGTGAAGTGATCGGTTTCATGGTTTTCTGGACGCTGAATCTATGGGTGGTACTGCGCGGCGCCGAGTCGATCAAACGCCTGGAAACCCTGTCGGCACCGCTGCTGGTGGCAGTGGGGATTGGTTTGCTGGTGTGGGCGATGCCTAATGTGTCGATCAGCGAGTTGATGGCGATCCCACCCAAGCGCCCCGAAGGGGCGAGCCTCACCGGTTACTTCATGGCCGGCCTCACGGCGATGGTGGGTTTCTGGGCGACGTTGTCGCTGAATATTCCGGACTTCAGCCGCTACGCCAAAAGCCAGAAAGACCAGATTCTCGGGCAGATCTTCGGCCTGCCGCTGACCATGTTCCTGTTCGCCTCCCTTGGCGTGATCATGACCGCCGCGTCGGTAAAACTGGTGGGTGTGAGCGTGTCCGACCCGGTGACCCTGATCGGCCATATCCAGAGCCCGGTGTGGGTCGCCGTGGCGATGGCGCTGATCATCGTCGCGACCTTGTCCACCAACACCGCCGCGAACATTGTTTCACCCACCAATGACTTTCAGAACATCGCGCCCAAGCTGATCAACCGCACCACCGCCGTGATGCTCACCGGTCTGGTCGGGTTGGCGTTGATGGGGCATGAACTGCTGAAGAAGCTCGGGTTGATCGTTTCCGATGTGAGCCTGGAAACCGTCTATTCCAATTGGTTGCTGGGTTATTCAAGCCTGCTGGGACCGATCGCCGGGATCATGGTGGTGGACTACTTCATCACGCGAAAACAACAGCTCGATCTCGCAGGGCTGTACCGCGACGACGTGTACCCGGCGTGGAACTGGAGCGGATTTATCGCGTTTGGCGTGCCGGTGGTGCTGACCCTGCTGTCGCTGGGCAGCGATGCATTCAGCTGGTTCTACAGCTACGGCTGGTTTACCGGATCGGCGCTGGGTGGCGTGTTGTATTACGGGCTGAATGCGAAGCGTGGTGTCAGCCCGGCCGCAGTGAAAACACCGCTGTAA
- a CDS encoding GNAT family acetyltransferase: MSTAVRLAQPADAEGISQVILAALHSSNARDYPADVIARVATHFTPEAVLALLTRRVVLVAIKDQVIVATAALDANVVRSVFVNPALQGQGIGRLLMIEIELRAREAGVTVLSVPSSLTAEPFYTKLGFHTVRDVYHGNERTLVMEKALLSRHPIGPYRDRQHRAQVVALWQEAFGYETAHNVPSLAIDKKLAVNDGLFFVATDKKAVIGTVLAGYDGHRGWLYSVAVHADYRRHGLGSSLVRHAEQALTALGCMKINLQITGGNDAVVGFYEALGYGVEPRISMGKKLLGNIPAQS, from the coding sequence ATGTCGACCGCCGTACGTCTTGCCCAACCCGCCGATGCCGAGGGGATCAGCCAGGTCATCCTGGCGGCTTTGCACAGCAGCAATGCACGGGATTACCCGGCGGATGTGATTGCGCGGGTTGCGACCCATTTTACCCCGGAGGCCGTGCTGGCGCTGCTCACGCGCCGGGTGGTGCTGGTGGCGATCAAGGATCAGGTGATCGTTGCCACGGCGGCCCTGGACGCCAATGTAGTGCGCTCGGTGTTCGTCAATCCGGCGCTGCAAGGGCAGGGCATTGGCCGGCTGTTGATGATCGAGATCGAACTGCGCGCCCGTGAGGCCGGGGTGACGGTACTGAGTGTGCCGTCATCGCTGACCGCCGAGCCGTTCTATACCAAACTGGGGTTTCACACCGTGCGCGATGTTTACCATGGCAACGAGCGCACGTTGGTGATGGAAAAGGCGCTGCTGTCCCGGCATCCCATCGGCCCGTATCGCGACCGTCAGCATCGGGCGCAGGTGGTTGCGTTATGGCAGGAGGCTTTTGGTTACGAGACGGCGCATAACGTGCCAAGCCTGGCGATCGATAAAAAGCTGGCGGTCAACGATGGGCTGTTTTTCGTCGCGACGGATAAAAAGGCCGTGATCGGTACGGTGCTTGCCGGGTATGACGGGCATCGTGGGTGGCTGTATTCGGTGGCGGTGCACGCGGATTATCGGCGGCATGGCCTGGGTTCCTCGCTGGTGAGGCATGCGGAACAGGCGTTGACTGCCTTGGGTTGTATGAAGATCAACCTGCAGATCACCGGGGGGAATGATGCGGTTGTGGGGTTTTATGAGGCGCTGGGGTATGGGGTGGAGCCGAGAATAAGTATGGGGAAGAAGCTTTTGGGGAATATTCCGGCTCAATCCTGA
- the hydA gene encoding dihydropyrimidinase, with protein sequence MSLLIRGATVITHDESYRADVLCAGGLIRAIGTNLEIPAGTQTLDGSGQFLMPGGIDPHTHMQLPFMGTVASEDFFSGTAAGLAGGTTSIIDFVIPNPQQPLMEAFHQWRGWAEKSASDYGFHVAITWWSEQVREEMAELVSHHGINSFKHFMAYKNAIMAADDTLVASFERCLELGAVPTVHAENGELVYHLQRKLMAQGITGPEAHPLSRPSQVEGEAASRAIRIAETIGTPLYLVHVSTKEALDEITYARSKGQPVYGEVLAGHLLLDDSVYQHPDWQTAAGYVMSPPFRPRGHQEALWHGLQSGNLHTTATDHCCFCAEQKAAGRDDFSKIPNGTAGIEDRMALLWDEGVNTGRLSMQEFVALTSTNTAKIFNLYPRKGAIRVGADADLVLWDPEGTRTISAKTHHQKIDFNIFEGKTVRGVPSHTISQGKLVWADGDLRAERGAGRYVERPAYPAVFEQLSKRAAYSKPTAVKR encoded by the coding sequence ATGTCGCTGTTGATCCGTGGCGCCACCGTTATTACCCATGATGAAAGTTACCGCGCCGATGTTTTATGCGCAGGCGGTCTAATTCGGGCCATTGGCACGAATCTGGAGATTCCCGCAGGCACTCAAACACTCGACGGCAGCGGCCAATTCTTGATGCCCGGCGGCATCGACCCCCATACCCATATGCAATTGCCCTTCATGGGGACCGTGGCCAGTGAAGACTTTTTCAGTGGCACGGCGGCAGGCCTGGCGGGGGGCACCACGTCGATCATCGACTTTGTGATTCCCAACCCACAGCAACCCTTGATGGAAGCGTTTCACCAGTGGCGTGGCTGGGCGGAAAAATCCGCCTCCGACTACGGTTTCCACGTGGCGATCACCTGGTGGAGCGAGCAGGTGCGCGAGGAAATGGCCGAACTGGTCAGCCACCACGGCATCAACAGCTTCAAGCACTTCATGGCCTACAAGAACGCGATCATGGCGGCAGATGACACTCTGGTCGCCAGCTTCGAACGCTGCCTGGAACTGGGCGCGGTGCCCACGGTGCATGCTGAGAACGGCGAGTTGGTGTATCACCTGCAACGCAAGCTGATGGCCCAGGGCATCACCGGCCCGGAAGCGCACCCGCTGTCGCGCCCGTCCCAGGTAGAAGGCGAAGCGGCCAGCCGCGCCATTCGCATCGCCGAAACCATCGGCACGCCGTTGTACCTGGTGCACGTGTCCACCAAGGAAGCGCTGGATGAAATCACCTACGCCCGCAGCAAAGGCCAACCGGTGTATGGCGAAGTGCTCGCCGGCCACCTGCTGCTGGACGACAGCGTCTACCAACACCCCGACTGGCAAACCGCCGCCGGCTACGTGATGAGCCCACCCTTCCGCCCGCGCGGGCATCAGGAAGCGCTGTGGCATGGTTTGCAGTCTGGCAACCTGCACACCACCGCGACCGACCACTGCTGCTTCTGCGCCGAGCAAAAAGCCGCTGGTCGTGACGACTTCAGCAAGATCCCCAATGGCACTGCCGGTATCGAAGACCGCATGGCGCTGCTGTGGGATGAGGGGGTCAACACCGGGCGCCTGTCGATGCAGGAGTTCGTTGCGCTGACCTCCACCAATACCGCGAAGATCTTCAACCTCTATCCGCGCAAAGGCGCGATCCGCGTGGGCGCCGATGCGGATCTGGTGCTGTGGGACCCCGAGGGTACACGGACCATTTCCGCCAAGACTCATCATCAGAAAATCGACTTCAACATCTTCGAAGGCAAGACCGTGCGCGGCGTGCCGAGCCATACCATCAGCCAGGGCAAGCTGGTCTGGGCCGATGGCGACCTGCGCGCCGAACGCGGTGCCGGGCGGTATGTGGAGCGGCCGGCGTATCCGGCGGTATTTGAGCAGTTGAGCAAGCGGGCGGCGTATTCCAAGCCCACTGCTGTGAAACGCTGA
- a CDS encoding Lrp/AsnC family transcriptional regulator has product MDTKANGPHSSPALDRIDEAIIEVLRHQGRITYEKLSSLVHLTPRPCLERVRKLERRGVIRGYGAIIDVQMVSPGLSLLVLVALSNQSGRSAQKAFEACVKACPQVFECQLISGPFDYSLRMRCRDMEHYRVLTETWLNNDELHIDKLVAHPELAVVKNTATELA; this is encoded by the coding sequence ATGGATACCAAGGCCAACGGACCCCATTCTTCCCCCGCGCTGGACCGCATCGATGAAGCCATCATCGAAGTGCTGCGGCACCAGGGGCGTATCACCTACGAAAAGCTCTCGTCGCTGGTGCACCTCACGCCTCGGCCCTGCCTGGAGCGGGTGCGCAAGCTGGAGCGACGCGGGGTGATCCGTGGGTATGGGGCGATCATTGATGTGCAGATGGTCTCACCAGGCCTGTCGTTGCTGGTGTTGGTGGCCTTGTCCAACCAGAGCGGGCGTTCGGCGCAAAAAGCCTTCGAAGCGTGTGTGAAGGCCTGCCCGCAGGTGTTCGAGTGCCAGCTGATCAGCGGCCCGTTTGACTACAGCCTGCGCATGCGCTGCCGGGACATGGAGCACTACCGGGTGCTGACCGAGACCTGGTTGAACAATGACGAGTTGCACATTGATAAATTGGTGGCGCATCCGGAGTTGGCGGTGGTGAAAAACACCGCCACCGAATTGGCCTGA
- the lpdA gene encoding dihydrolipoyl dehydrogenase, protein MSQTLNTTLLIIGGGPGGYVAAIRAGQLGIQTILVEGQALGGTCLNIGCIPSKALIHVAEQFQQTIHHSQSSKLGIEVDVPTLDIRKSVEWKDGIVDRLTTGVAALLKKHKVQVIHGWATVVDGKTVDVGDQRIQCEHLLLATGSKSVNLPMLPIGGPIISSTEALAPTRVPKRLIVVGGGYIGLELGIAYRKLGAEVSVVEAQDRILPAYDAELTQPVNESLKQLGVKLYLKHSVTGFADNCLQVRDPNGDTLSLETDQVLVAVGRKPNTQGWNLEALNLDMNGAAIKIDNHCQTSMRNVWAIGDLSGEPMLAHRAMAQGEMVAELISGQSREFNPAAIPAVCFTDPELVVVGKTPDEATAAGLDCIVSSFPFAANGRAMTLESKTGFVRVVARRDNHLIVGWQAVGVGVSELSTAFGLSLEMGARLEDVAGTIHAHPTLGEAVQEAALRALGHALHL, encoded by the coding sequence ATGTCTCAGACCTTGAATACCACGCTGCTGATTATCGGCGGCGGCCCTGGCGGTTATGTGGCAGCGATTCGCGCCGGCCAACTGGGCATCCAGACCATCCTGGTGGAAGGCCAGGCGCTCGGCGGCACCTGCCTGAATATCGGCTGCATTCCGTCCAAGGCCTTGATCCACGTGGCCGAGCAATTCCAGCAAACCATCCACCACAGCCAGAGCTCGAAACTGGGCATTGAAGTGGATGTGCCGACCCTGGACATCCGCAAAAGCGTGGAATGGAAAGACGGCATCGTCGACCGCCTGACCACGGGCGTCGCTGCGCTATTGAAGAAACACAAGGTGCAAGTGATCCACGGCTGGGCCACGGTGGTGGACGGCAAGACCGTCGACGTCGGCGACCAACGCATTCAGTGCGAACATCTATTGCTGGCCACCGGTTCGAAAAGCGTCAACTTGCCGATGCTGCCGATTGGCGGGCCGATCATCTCCTCCACCGAAGCCCTGGCGCCAACACGCGTGCCCAAGCGGCTGATCGTGGTAGGTGGGGGTTATATCGGGCTGGAGCTGGGCATTGCCTACCGCAAGCTCGGCGCCGAGGTCAGTGTGGTCGAGGCCCAGGACCGCATCCTGCCAGCCTATGACGCCGAACTGACCCAACCTGTGAATGAATCCCTCAAGCAACTGGGGGTAAAACTGTACCTCAAGCACAGCGTCACCGGTTTTGCGGACAACTGCCTGCAAGTGCGCGATCCGAATGGCGACACGTTGTCGCTGGAAACGGACCAGGTGCTGGTCGCCGTAGGCCGCAAACCCAATACCCAAGGCTGGAACCTCGAAGCGCTGAACCTGGACATGAACGGTGCGGCGATCAAGATCGACAACCACTGCCAGACCAGCATGCGCAACGTATGGGCCATCGGCGACCTGAGCGGCGAACCGATGCTTGCGCACCGCGCCATGGCTCAGGGCGAAATGGTGGCCGAACTGATCAGCGGTCAATCCCGCGAATTCAACCCGGCCGCGATCCCGGCGGTGTGCTTTACCGACCCGGAGCTGGTAGTGGTCGGCAAGACCCCAGACGAGGCCACGGCTGCCGGCCTGGACTGCATCGTGTCGAGCTTCCCGTTCGCCGCCAATGGCCGGGCCATGACCCTGGAGTCGAAAACCGGCTTCGTGCGCGTCGTTGCACGCCGTGACAATCATCTGATCGTCGGCTGGCAAGCGGTTGGCGTTGGCGTCTCGGAACTGTCCACCGCGTTCGGCCTGAGCCTGGAAATGGGCGCACGCCTGGAAGACGTTGCCGGCACCATCCACGCCCACCCGACCCTCGGCGAGGCCGTGCAGGAAGCCGCCTTAAGGGCCCTGGGCCACGCGCTACACCTGTAA
- a CDS encoding ornithine cyclodeaminase has product MTRYIDVNDLCYLVSQKSLSTCITEMAEYIRADYLRWQDFEKCARLANHSLDGVIELMPVSDASLYAFKYVNGHPKNTLAGMLTVMAFGALGDVDTGKPVLLAEMTLTTAIRTAATSALVARYLARDNSRSMALIGNGSQSEFQALAFHAMLGINEIRLFDIDAKATAKLAANLKAFPAIKVILAGSVAEAVKGADIVTTVTADKAYATILTDDMIEPGMHLNAVGGDCPGKTELDRRIVERARVIVEYEPQSRIEGEIQHMPDNSPVTELWQVINGQQPGRENAHQVTLFDSVGFAIEDYSALRYVLDVAKALDVGSDLELVPDLADPKDLFARLAQQPRVQQKKRA; this is encoded by the coding sequence ATGACCCGCTACATCGACGTCAACGACCTCTGCTACCTGGTCTCGCAAAAAAGCCTGTCCACCTGCATCACCGAGATGGCCGAGTACATCCGCGCTGACTACCTGCGCTGGCAGGACTTCGAAAAATGCGCGCGCCTGGCCAACCACTCGCTGGATGGCGTGATCGAACTGATGCCGGTATCCGACGCGTCGCTGTATGCCTTCAAGTACGTCAATGGCCATCCTAAGAACACCCTGGCCGGCATGCTCACCGTGATGGCTTTCGGCGCGCTGGGCGATGTCGACACGGGCAAACCGGTGCTGCTGGCGGAAATGACCCTGACTACCGCGATTCGCACTGCCGCCACCTCGGCCCTGGTCGCCCGCTACCTGGCCCGCGACAACAGCCGCAGCATGGCGCTGATCGGCAACGGCTCGCAGAGCGAATTCCAGGCCCTGGCCTTCCATGCCATGCTTGGCATCAATGAGATCCGCCTGTTCGATATCGATGCCAAGGCCACCGCCAAACTGGCGGCCAACCTCAAGGCGTTCCCGGCGATCAAGGTGATCCTGGCCGGCAGCGTGGCCGAAGCCGTGAAAGGTGCGGACATCGTCACCACCGTCACCGCCGACAAGGCCTATGCCACTATCCTCACCGATGACATGATCGAACCCGGCATGCACCTTAACGCGGTCGGTGGCGACTGCCCCGGCAAGACCGAGCTGGACCGACGTATCGTCGAGCGCGCCCGGGTGATCGTCGAGTACGAACCGCAAAGCCGCATCGAAGGTGAAATCCAGCACATGCCGGACAATTCGCCGGTGACCGAACTCTGGCAAGTGATCAACGGCCAGCAGCCCGGCCGCGAAAATGCGCACCAAGTGACCCTGTTCGATTCGGTGGGGTTTGCCATCGAAGATTACTCGGCCCTGCGCTACGTGCTGGACGTGGCCAAGGCGCTGGACGTGGGCAGCGACCTGGAGCTGGTGCCGGACCTGGCCGACCCGAAAGACCTGTTCGCACGCCTGGCGCAGCAACCACGCGTGCAACAGAAAAAGCGCGCCTGA
- a CDS encoding Zn-dependent hydrolase: MNAALDVLQSTHQHINRDRLWQSLMDLARLGATPKGGVCRLALTDLDRKARDLFVQWCEEAGCTVTVDGIGNIFARRPGRNPNLPPVMTGSHIDTQPTGGKFDGCFGVLAGVEVLRTLNDLNVETEAPLEVVVWTNEEGSRFPPCMMGSGVFAEKFTLADTLAKVDVDGVSVGDALNAIGYAGSRPVSGHKVGAYFEAHIEQGPILEDEKKTIGVVLGALGQKWFDLKLRGVEAHAGPTPMHLRKDALVGAAAVVAAVNAAALGHQPHACGTVGCLQAYPGSRNVIPGEVRMTLDFRHLEPARLDSMIAEVRKVIDETCAKHGLSFEMEPTADFPPLYFDKGCVDAVRDAANGLGLSNMDIVSGAGHDAIFVAELGPAGMIFVPCEGGISHNEIENAAPDDLAAGCAVLLRAMVAASAAIASGKLAA; encoded by the coding sequence ATGAACGCTGCCCTCGACGTACTGCAATCCACCCATCAGCACATCAACCGCGACCGCCTGTGGCAGTCGTTGATGGACCTGGCCAGACTCGGCGCCACCCCCAAGGGCGGTGTGTGTCGCCTGGCGCTCACCGACCTTGATCGCAAGGCCCGCGACCTGTTTGTGCAGTGGTGCGAAGAGGCGGGTTGCACCGTGACCGTCGACGGCATCGGCAACATCTTCGCCCGTCGCCCGGGACGCAACCCCAACCTGCCGCCAGTGATGACTGGCAGCCATATCGACACCCAGCCCACCGGCGGTAAGTTCGACGGTTGCTTCGGTGTGCTGGCGGGTGTGGAGGTGCTGCGTACGCTCAATGACCTCAACGTTGAGACCGAGGCGCCATTGGAAGTGGTGGTGTGGACCAACGAAGAGGGTTCGCGCTTTCCGCCCTGCATGATGGGCTCGGGGGTGTTTGCCGAGAAATTCACCCTGGCGGACACCCTGGCCAAGGTGGACGTGGACGGCGTCAGCGTGGGCGACGCGCTGAACGCGATTGGCTATGCGGGTTCGCGGCCGGTCAGTGGGCACAAGGTAGGCGCCTATTTCGAGGCGCATATCGAACAGGGGCCGATTCTTGAAGACGAGAAAAAGACCATTGGCGTGGTGCTGGGCGCCCTTGGGCAAAAGTGGTTTGACCTGAAACTGCGCGGGGTCGAAGCGCACGCGGGACCGACACCGATGCACCTGCGCAAGGATGCCCTGGTGGGCGCGGCGGCGGTGGTGGCGGCGGTCAATGCGGCGGCGCTTGGGCATCAACCGCATGCGTGCGGCACCGTTGGCTGCCTGCAGGCTTACCCCGGTTCGCGCAACGTCATTCCGGGGGAAGTGCGCATGACCCTGGACTTCCGTCACCTGGAGCCGGCGCGGCTGGACTCGATGATTGCCGAAGTACGCAAGGTGATCGATGAAACGTGCGCCAAGCACGGTTTGAGTTTCGAGATGGAACCTACGGCAGATTTTCCACCACTGTATTTCGACAAGGGCTGCGTGGACGCTGTGCGTGATGCCGCGAATGGGCTGGGGTTGTCGAACATGGACATCGTCAGCGGGGCAGGGCATGACGCGATCTTTGTTGCCGAACTGGGCCCGGCGGGGATGATTTTTGTGCCCTGTGAAGGCGGCATCAGCCATAACGAAATCGAAAACGCCGCACCGGATGACTTGGCGGCGGGGTGTGCGGTGCTGCTAAGGGCGATGGTGGCCGCGTCGGCGGCCATCGCCAGCGGCAAACTGGCGGCCTGA
- a CDS encoding branched-chain amino acid aminotransferase yields MGNESINWDKLGFDYIKTDKRFLQVWKNGEWQEGTLTDDNVLHISEGSTALHYGQQCFEGLKAYRCKDGSINLFRPDQNAARMQRSCARLLMPHVPTDVFIDACKQVVKANERFIPPYGSGGALYLRPFVIGTGENIGVRTAPEFIFSVFAIPVGAYFKGGLVPHNFQISTFDRAAPQGTGAAKVGGNYAASLMPGSEAKKAGFADAIYLDPMTHSKIEEVGSANFFGITHDNQFITPKSPSVLPGITRLSLIELAQTRLGLKVVEGEVLIDKLDQFKEAGACGTAAVISPIGGIQYNGKLHVFHSETEVGPITQKLYKELTGVQTGEVEAPAGWIVKV; encoded by the coding sequence ATGGGTAACGAAAGCATCAATTGGGACAAGCTGGGTTTTGACTACATCAAGACCGACAAGCGGTTTCTCCAGGTCTGGAAAAACGGCGAATGGCAAGAAGGCACCCTGACCGACGACAACGTGCTGCACATCAGCGAAGGCTCCACCGCCCTGCACTACGGTCAGCAATGCTTCGAAGGCCTCAAGGCCTACCGCTGCAAGGACGGCTCGATCAACTTGTTCCGCCCGGACCAGAACGCCGCCCGGATGCAGCGCAGCTGCGCCCGTCTGCTGATGCCGCATGTGCCGACCGACGTGTTCATCGACGCCTGCAAACAAGTGGTCAAGGCCAACGAGCGGTTCATCCCGCCGTACGGCAGTGGCGGCGCGCTGTACCTGCGCCCATTCGTGATCGGCACCGGTGAAAACATCGGCGTACGTACCGCACCGGAGTTCATCTTCTCGGTATTCGCGATCCCGGTCGGCGCCTACTTCAAAGGTGGCCTGGTGCCACACAACTTCCAGATCTCCACCTTCGACCGCGCCGCGCCACAAGGCACCGGTGCCGCCAAGGTCGGTGGCAACTACGCCGCCAGCCTGATGCCAGGTTCGGAAGCGAAAAAAGCCGGTTTCGCCGATGCGATCTACCTGGACCCGATGACTCACTCGAAAATCGAAGAAGTCGGCTCGGCCAACTTCTTCGGGATCACCCACGACAACCAGTTCATCACGCCGAAGTCGCCTTCGGTGCTGCCAGGCATCACCCGCCTGTCGCTGATCGAACTGGCCCAGACCCGCCTGGGCCTGAAAGTGGTCGAGGGCGAAGTGCTCATCGATAAGCTGGACCAGTTCAAGGAAGCCGGCGCCTGCGGTACTGCTGCGGTCATCTCGCCAATCGGCGGCATCCAGTACAACGGCAAGCTGCACGTGTTTCACAGCGAAACCGAAGTCGGCCCGATCACCCAGAAGCTCTACAAAGAGCTGACCGGCGTACAGACCGGCGAAGTCGAAGCCCCAGCAGGCTGGATCGTCAAGGTCTAA
- a CDS encoding NAD(P)-dependent oxidoreductase translates to MIQTLTHLPHPAEDGPTLASHFTDLAPPLNARQAQLEASRCLYCYDAPCVNACPSEIDIPSFIRNIHTENVQGAAQKILSANILGGSCARVCPTEILCQQACVRNNAEECAPVLIGLLQRYAIDNAHFSEHPFHRAAPTGKRIAVVGAGPAGLACAHRSALHGHDVVIFEAREKAGGLNEYGIAKYKLVDDFAQKELDFLLQIGGIEIRHGQRLGDNLTLSDLHQQFDSVFLGLGLAASKQLGLAHEDAPGLLAATDYIRELRQADDLTQLPLADRCIVLGAGNTAIDMAVQMARLGARDVNLVYRRGLADMGATHHEQDIAKANQVRLLTWAQPEEVLLDEQGHVRGMRFQRTRLENGRLHPTGETFELAADAIFKAIGQGFDSEALHDPLAQQLQRVGERIFVDEQLRTSIPGVYAGGDCVSLGQDLTVQAVQHGKLAAEAMHAQLMLNVEAA, encoded by the coding sequence GTGATCCAGACCCTGACCCACCTCCCCCATCCCGCTGAGGATGGACCCACGCTCGCCAGCCATTTCACCGACCTGGCGCCACCACTCAACGCCCGCCAGGCCCAACTGGAAGCCTCGCGCTGCCTGTATTGCTACGACGCACCGTGCGTGAACGCATGCCCCAGCGAAATCGACATTCCGTCGTTCATCCGCAATATCCACACCGAAAACGTGCAAGGCGCCGCGCAGAAGATCCTCTCGGCCAATATCCTTGGCGGCAGTTGCGCTCGGGTGTGTCCCACCGAGATCCTCTGCCAGCAGGCTTGCGTGCGTAACAACGCCGAAGAATGCGCCCCGGTGCTGATCGGCTTGCTGCAACGTTATGCAATCGACAACGCACACTTCAGCGAACACCCCTTCCACCGCGCCGCGCCGACCGGCAAACGCATCGCCGTGGTCGGCGCCGGGCCGGCAGGCTTGGCCTGCGCCCATCGCAGCGCCTTGCACGGCCATGACGTGGTGATCTTCGAAGCCCGGGAAAAAGCCGGTGGCCTGAATGAATACGGGATCGCCAAGTACAAACTGGTGGATGACTTCGCGCAGAAGGAACTGGATTTCCTCCTGCAGATTGGCGGCATCGAGATCCGCCACGGCCAGCGCCTGGGCGACAACCTGACCTTGAGCGACCTGCACCAGCAATTCGACTCAGTCTTCCTCGGCCTCGGGTTGGCCGCCAGTAAACAGCTCGGTTTAGCCCACGAGGACGCGCCCGGCCTGCTCGCCGCCACCGACTACATCCGCGAGCTGCGCCAAGCCGACGACCTGACCCAACTGCCCCTGGCCGACCGCTGCATTGTGCTCGGTGCCGGCAACACCGCCATCGACATGGCCGTACAAATGGCCCGCCTCGGTGCTCGTGATGTGAACCTCGTCTACCGTCGAGGGTTGGCAGATATGGGCGCCACCCACCACGAACAGGACATCGCCAAAGCCAACCAGGTCCGCCTGCTGACCTGGGCCCAGCCTGAAGAAGTGCTGCTGGATGAGCAGGGCCACGTGCGCGGCATGCGCTTCCAGCGCACGCGCCTGGAAAACGGGCGCCTGCACCCTACCGGCGAAACCTTCGAACTGGCCGCCGATGCAATCTTCAAGGCCATCGGCCAAGGGTTTGACAGCGAGGCCCTGCACGATCCGCTGGCCCAGCAACTGCAGCGTGTCGGTGAAAGAATCTTCGTCGATGAACAACTGCGCACCAGCATTCCCGGTGTATACGCCGGCGGCGATTGCGTCAGCCTCGGCCAGGACCTCACCGTGCAGGCAGTGCAACACGGCAAGCTGGCCGCTGAAGCCATGCACGCCCAACTCATGCTGAATGTGGAGGCTGCGTAA